Proteins encoded within one genomic window of bacterium:
- a CDS encoding Hpt domain-containing protein: protein MTTQIGVDAEALQGQLRSVFAREAAGSLARVESLLGRPLAPDAPAVLEALFREFHTMKVGAAAAGYSHAARQLHDAESLLDAVRGAGIGLQETDELHALRRVVERVRGELSDPAPVAGEAALTLRALAPLLVRATATAAACERKLVALDVGGGSVVLTGDTAGGLRGALLHLVRNAVAHGIETPAERHAAGKPRVGRILVAALREPARLCLSVSDDGRGLDRPAIAAAARRAGLGGRAEDVVLQPGFSTRERADALAGRGVGLDAVACAIRALGGTVGIESRDGQGCAVRLEIPER from the coding sequence ATGACCACCCAGATCGGCGTCGATGCGGAGGCCCTGCAGGGCCAGTTGCGTTCGGTGTTCGCGCGCGAGGCGGCGGGCAGCCTGGCGCGGGTCGAATCGCTGCTCGGCCGGCCGTTGGCGCCCGATGCGCCGGCCGTCCTCGAGGCGCTGTTCCGCGAGTTCCACACCATGAAGGTCGGGGCCGCGGCCGCCGGCTACAGCCACGCGGCGCGGCAACTGCACGATGCCGAGTCGCTGCTCGACGCCGTGCGCGGCGCCGGAATCGGGCTGCAGGAGACCGACGAGCTGCACGCCCTGCGCCGGGTCGTCGAGCGGGTGCGCGGCGAGCTGTCCGACCCGGCGCCGGTGGCCGGCGAGGCGGCGCTGACGCTGCGGGCGCTGGCGCCGCTGCTGGTGCGCGCCACGGCGACGGCGGCGGCCTGCGAGCGCAAGCTGGTGGCGCTCGACGTCGGCGGCGGCAGCGTGGTCCTCACCGGCGACACCGCCGGCGGGCTGCGCGGCGCCCTGCTGCACCTGGTGCGCAACGCCGTCGCCCACGGCATCGAGACGCCCGCCGAGCGCCACGCCGCCGGCAAGCCGCGGGTCGGCCGCATCCTCGTCGCCGCGCTGCGCGAGCCGGCGCGTCTGTGCCTCAGCGTCAGCGACGACGGCCGCGGCCTCGATCGTCCGGCCATCGCCGCCGCGGCGCGCCGCGCCGGCCTCGGCGGGCGCGCGGAGGACGTCGTCCTCCAACCCGGCTTCTCCACCCGCGAACGCGCCGACGCCCTCGCCGGGCGCGGCGTCGGTCTCGACGCCGTGGCCTGCGCCATCCGCGCCCTCGGCGGCACCGTCGGCATCGAGTCGCGCGACGGCCAGGGGTGCGCCGTGCGCCTGGAGATCCCCGAGCGGTAA
- a CDS encoding MFS transporter — MTRTERVYYLLTCVYRIAWSALGPTYGLFLLDRGLDLLQLNLVLAVYLITICLFEVPTGAVADTFGRKASFLLSCLIRAAAFAMYYCSDTFAAFLVAEVIDAIGTTLATGAFDAWAVDGVHAEGDRRPVDRLFSRGQMLGQAMAILGGLGAAQLADRDLALPWLIGAGGFLLCALLGAALMREARPPRAAHAPGSYSLAAAIGEGVEIVRAAPLLRQLCLLTALTSCATMPAFQLWQPRLSGLSGQGPWLMGWVWAFLGVTSIIGSAAVPRLLPRLGRARTLALAVAWRALTLGCAGAATSFPLAFVGFLLQEVGFGISEPVLQAWMNEHATAARRATVLSIRSMAFTLGGGTGLIALGWLARETDIGLAWMVAAAIYLVSVPLFLALPRPSPQPLQSA; from the coding sequence ATGACCCGTACCGAACGCGTCTACTACCTCCTCACCTGTGTCTACCGCATCGCCTGGTCGGCGCTCGGGCCGACCTACGGGCTGTTCCTGCTCGACCGCGGCCTCGATCTGCTGCAGCTCAACCTCGTCCTGGCCGTCTACCTGATCACCATCTGCCTGTTCGAGGTGCCGACCGGCGCGGTGGCCGACACGTTCGGCCGCAAGGCGTCGTTCCTCCTGAGCTGCCTGATCCGTGCCGCGGCGTTCGCCATGTACTACTGCTCCGACACCTTCGCGGCGTTTCTGGTCGCCGAGGTGATCGACGCCATCGGCACCACCCTCGCCACCGGCGCCTTCGACGCCTGGGCGGTCGACGGCGTGCACGCCGAGGGCGACCGCCGTCCGGTGGACCGCCTGTTCTCGCGCGGTCAGATGCTCGGTCAGGCGATGGCGATCCTCGGCGGGCTCGGCGCCGCCCAGCTCGCCGATCGCGACCTGGCGCTGCCCTGGCTGATCGGGGCCGGCGGCTTCCTGCTGTGCGCCCTGCTCGGCGCCGCGCTCATGCGCGAAGCGCGGCCGCCGCGCGCCGCCCACGCCCCCGGCTCCTACTCGCTCGCCGCCGCGATCGGCGAGGGCGTGGAGATCGTCCGCGCCGCGCCGCTGCTGCGCCAGCTCTGCCTGCTGACGGCGCTGACCTCGTGCGCCACCATGCCGGCCTTCCAGCTCTGGCAGCCGCGGCTGAGCGGCTTGTCGGGGCAGGGGCCCTGGCTGATGGGCTGGGTGTGGGCGTTCCTCGGCGTGACCTCGATCATCGGCAGCGCCGCCGTGCCGCGCCTGCTGCCGCGCCTCGGCCGCGCCCGCACCCTGGCGCTGGCCGTCGCCTGGCGCGCCCTCACCCTCGGCTGCGCCGGCGCCGCGACCAGCTTTCCGCTCGCCTTCGTCGGCTTCCTGCTGCAGGAGGTCGGCTTCGGCATCAGCGAGCCGGTGCTGCAGGCCTGGATGAACGAGCACGCCACGGCCGCGCGGCGCGCCACGGTGCTGTCGATCCGCTCGATGGCGTTCACCCTCGGCGGCGGCACCGGCCTGATCGCGCTCGGCTGGCTGGCGCGCGAGACCGACATCGGCCTCGCCTGGATGGTGGCGGCGGCCATCTACCTGGTCAGCGTGCCGCTGTTCCTGGCGCTGCCGCGGCCGAGCCCGCAGCCGCTCCAGTCGGCCTGA
- the arfB gene encoding aminoacyl-tRNA hydrolase, which yields MEALRITSSITVPLAEIELSYARAGGPGGQNVNKVASKAVLRFDLRGSPSLPERVRQRALAQLANRVTGEGVLVLSCATSRDQSRNRALVLERLRALLAAAAVPPRPRRPTRPTAAARERRLTAKKARGALKRERGREE from the coding sequence ATGGAGGCGTTGCGAATCACCTCGTCGATCACCGTGCCGCTGGCGGAGATCGAGCTCAGCTACGCGCGCGCCGGCGGACCCGGCGGGCAGAACGTCAACAAAGTCGCCTCCAAGGCGGTGCTGCGCTTCGATCTGCGCGGCTCGCCGTCGCTGCCGGAGCGGGTGCGGCAGCGGGCGCTGGCGCAGCTCGCCAACCGCGTCACCGGCGAGGGGGTGCTGGTGCTCTCGTGCGCGACCTCGCGCGATCAGTCGCGCAACCGGGCGTTGGTCCTCGAACGGTTGCGCGCCCTGCTCGCCGCCGCCGCCGTGCCGCCGCGGCCGCGACGGCCGACCCGGCCGACGGCGGCCGCCAGGGAGCGTCGATTGACGGCCAAGAAGGCGCGCGGCGCGCTCAAGCGGGAGCGCGGGCGGGAGGAGTGA
- a CDS encoding tetratricopeptide repeat protein — translation MKPRPLVISLALVVVAAAVGGGLFLRARPHPPAAIVPAAPLGPPSALAAEGMRLEDENDFAGAGARYQEALAADDGDRQARLRLGLLLFKQAKWADAVPIMIRAAGENPDNGELLINLGTALLQLDRNDEGVEWLTRATQVVPDSPAAHNNLGVALAKVGRFDDAAVEFRRTLEIKPDHRSAGRSLQMVQQQIPAKLR, via the coding sequence GTGAAGCCGCGACCGCTCGTCATCTCCCTCGCCCTCGTCGTCGTCGCCGCCGCCGTCGGCGGCGGCCTGTTCCTGCGCGCCCGTCCCCACCCGCCGGCGGCCATCGTTCCGGCGGCGCCGCTCGGCCCGCCCAGCGCCCTCGCCGCGGAGGGCATGCGGCTCGAGGACGAGAACGACTTCGCCGGCGCCGGCGCCCGCTACCAGGAGGCGCTCGCCGCCGACGACGGCGACCGGCAGGCGCGGCTGCGCCTCGGCCTGCTGCTCTTCAAGCAGGCGAAGTGGGCCGACGCGGTGCCGATCATGATCCGCGCCGCCGGCGAGAATCCGGACAACGGCGAGCTGTTGATCAACCTCGGCACCGCCCTGCTGCAACTCGACCGCAACGACGAAGGCGTCGAGTGGCTGACCCGCGCCACCCAGGTGGTCCCCGACTCGCCCGCCGCCCACAACAATCTCGGCGTCGCCCTCGCCAAGGTCGGCCGCTTCGACGACGCCGCCGTCGAGTTCCGGCGCACGCTCGAGATCAAACCCGACCACCGCAGCGCCGGCCGCAGCCTGCAGATGGTGCAGCAGCAGATCCCCGCCAAGCTGCGCTGA
- a CDS encoding fumarate hydratase yields MFPHGEDATPYRRLPGEVGIDRFRGEPLLVVPAAGLTALAAAAVRDVSHLFRPGHLQQLRTILDDPEASPNDRFVALNMLKNANIAAGMVLPSCQDTGTAIVIGKKGQRVWVSGDDDERALARGIYDTYVGTNLRYSQLAPLTMYDEVNTGTNLPAQIELYAVPGDAYHFLFVTKGGGSANKTFLFQETKALLNPQALLAFVADKLQMLGTAACPPYHLAIVVGGLSAELTLKTVKLASCRFLDDLPTQGTPLGHAIRDVALEAEVLRLARDTGIGAQFGGKYFCHDVRVVRLPRHGASCPVGIGVSCSADRQAKAKITADGIFLEQLETNPAQYLPDVDARKLGGDVVAIDLNRPMAEIRAELSKYPIKTRLALSGPMIVARDIAHAKLKERLDRGEDLPAYVKQHPIYYAGPAKTPQGYASGSFGPTTAGRMDSYVDLFMRHGGSLITLAKGNRSAAVTRACKEHGGFYLGSIGGPAAVLAQENIRKVEVLEYPELGMEAIWRIEVQDFPAFIVVDDKGNDFFGRR; encoded by the coding sequence ATGTTTCCGCATGGCGAGGACGCGACGCCCTACCGCCGGCTCCCCGGCGAGGTGGGGATCGACCGCTTCCGCGGCGAGCCCCTGCTCGTCGTGCCGGCCGCCGGCCTGACGGCGTTGGCGGCGGCGGCGGTGCGCGACGTCTCGCACCTCTTCCGCCCCGGGCACCTGCAGCAACTGCGGACGATCCTCGACGATCCCGAGGCATCGCCCAACGACCGCTTCGTCGCCCTGAACATGCTGAAGAACGCCAACATCGCCGCCGGCATGGTGCTGCCGTCGTGCCAGGACACCGGCACCGCGATCGTCATCGGCAAGAAGGGCCAGCGCGTGTGGGTCAGCGGCGACGACGACGAGCGCGCGCTGGCGCGCGGCATCTACGACACCTACGTCGGCACCAACCTGCGCTACTCGCAGTTGGCGCCGCTCACGATGTACGACGAGGTCAACACCGGCACCAACCTGCCGGCGCAGATCGAGCTCTACGCCGTCCCCGGCGACGCCTACCACTTCCTCTTCGTCACCAAGGGCGGCGGCTCGGCCAACAAGACCTTCCTCTTCCAGGAGACCAAGGCGCTGCTCAACCCGCAGGCGCTGCTCGCCTTCGTCGCCGACAAGCTGCAGATGCTCGGCACCGCGGCCTGCCCGCCGTACCATCTCGCCATCGTCGTCGGCGGTCTCTCGGCGGAGCTGACGCTGAAGACCGTCAAGCTGGCGAGCTGTCGCTTCCTCGACGACCTGCCGACCCAGGGCACTCCGCTCGGACACGCCATCCGCGACGTCGCGCTCGAGGCCGAGGTGCTGCGCCTGGCGCGGGACACCGGCATCGGCGCCCAGTTCGGCGGCAAGTACTTCTGCCACGACGTGCGCGTCGTCCGCCTGCCGCGCCACGGCGCCAGTTGCCCGGTCGGCATCGGCGTCTCCTGCTCCGCCGACCGCCAGGCGAAAGCGAAGATCACCGCCGACGGCATCTTCCTCGAGCAGCTCGAGACCAACCCGGCGCAGTACCTGCCGGACGTCGACGCGCGGAAGCTGGGCGGCGACGTGGTCGCGATCGACCTCAACCGACCGATGGCGGAGATCCGCGCCGAGCTGTCGAAGTACCCGATCAAGACCCGCCTGGCGCTCAGCGGGCCGATGATCGTCGCCCGCGACATCGCCCATGCCAAGCTGAAGGAACGCCTCGACCGCGGCGAGGATCTCCCCGCCTACGTCAAGCAGCACCCGATCTACTACGCCGGCCCGGCCAAGACGCCGCAGGGCTACGCCTCGGGATCGTTCGGCCCCACCACCGCCGGCCGCATGGACTCGTACGTCGATCTCTTCATGCGCCACGGCGGCAGCCTGATCACCCTCGCCAAGGGCAACCGCTCGGCCGCGGTGACCAGGGCGTGCAAGGAGCACGGCGGCTTCTACCTCGGCTCGATCGGCGGCCCGGCGGCGGTGCTGGCGCAGGAGAACATCCGCAAGGTCGAGGTGCTCGAATACCCCGAGCTGGGCATGGAAGCGATCTGGAGGATCGAGGTCCAGGACTTCCCGGCCTTCATCGTCGTCGACGACAAGGGCAACGACTTCTTCGGCCGGCGCTGA
- a CDS encoding TolC family protein: MGCGLRRVAWMVAIVLSCSRSRVQGAMPDDPIAAGEALTIERAIDIALHYHPARQAAAAIAGASTERVGEARAALLPQVLGVAEYLRATDNGIGNTTYINAGDFPREPSTGRHVNQLTETFNNYLAGLGVDQYLFDAGRTRGLIDQRRAEADADAARLQLVRLDLAFGVSQAYYDLVAARQIVRVFEKAIDQREEDVHDAEIKAKAGLKPEIDVVTAQAALARARRQLVDARNAAATAKLGLDNAMGLGGSAPDYTQATALSYSAVPGVVDPFVAHALDQRPDLKMLLDKVRAAGAEIAQYRSDYWPRVDAAAGYNLRGQNDTPGNNYYAGLVITWPLFDGFQTDHEVTEARLRQEAIEHDIQALRQLIILQVKRSFLDWQASVERVHQAEQTLDASRVELELASERYRAGLGTIIELTDAEQRLTEDEAQRVKALASFSVAKAALDRDAAFDPTAASTPAKG, translated from the coding sequence ATGGGCTGCGGACTTCGCCGCGTCGCGTGGATGGTGGCGATCGTGCTGAGCTGCTCTCGATCCCGCGTCCAGGGCGCCATGCCGGACGACCCGATCGCGGCCGGCGAGGCGTTGACGATCGAACGCGCGATCGACATCGCGCTCCACTATCACCCCGCCCGCCAGGCGGCCGCGGCGATCGCCGGCGCCAGCACGGAGCGGGTCGGCGAGGCGCGGGCGGCGCTGCTGCCCCAGGTGTTGGGGGTGGCGGAATACCTCCGCGCCACCGACAACGGCATCGGCAACACCACGTACATCAACGCCGGCGACTTCCCGCGCGAGCCGAGCACCGGCCGCCACGTCAACCAGCTCACGGAGACGTTCAACAACTACCTCGCCGGTCTCGGGGTCGATCAGTATCTCTTCGACGCCGGGCGCACGCGCGGCCTCATCGACCAGCGCCGCGCCGAGGCCGACGCGGACGCCGCGCGCCTGCAACTGGTGCGGCTCGACCTCGCATTCGGTGTGTCCCAGGCCTACTACGACCTGGTCGCGGCGCGTCAGATCGTGCGCGTGTTCGAGAAGGCGATCGATCAGCGCGAGGAGGACGTCCACGACGCCGAGATCAAAGCCAAGGCCGGCCTGAAACCGGAAATCGACGTGGTGACGGCGCAGGCGGCCCTGGCCCGCGCGCGGCGCCAGCTCGTCGACGCCCGGAATGCCGCCGCCACGGCCAAGCTCGGCCTCGACAACGCGATGGGGCTCGGCGGCTCGGCGCCCGACTACACGCAGGCGACCGCGCTGTCGTATTCCGCGGTCCCCGGCGTGGTCGACCCGTTCGTCGCGCACGCGCTCGACCAGCGACCGGACCTGAAGATGCTGCTCGACAAGGTGCGCGCGGCGGGCGCCGAGATCGCGCAGTATCGCAGCGATTACTGGCCGCGCGTCGATGCCGCCGCCGGCTACAATCTGCGCGGCCAGAACGACACGCCGGGCAACAACTACTACGCCGGCCTCGTCATCACCTGGCCGCTCTTCGACGGCTTCCAGACCGACCACGAGGTCACCGAGGCCCGGCTGCGCCAGGAGGCGATCGAGCACGACATCCAGGCCCTGCGCCAGCTCATCATCCTGCAGGTGAAGCGGTCGTTTCTCGATTGGCAGGCATCCGTGGAGCGGGTGCATCAAGCCGAGCAGACGCTCGATGCGTCGCGTGTGGAGCTGGAATTGGCCAGCGAGCGCTACCGCGCCGGGCTCGGCACGATCATCGAGCTGACCGACGCCGAACAACGCCTCACCGAGGACGAGGCGCAGCGCGTGAAGGCGCTGGCGAGCTTCTCGGTCGCCAAGGCGGCGCTCGATCGCGATGCCGCCTTCGACCCAACGGCCGCGTCGACTCCCGCGAAGGGGTAG
- a CDS encoding efflux RND transporter periplasmic adaptor subunit, whose translation MRRLAIASVLAAGLVAVGLRFAGLGAEAANPITEPPPLAVAAVRPQRADAVRAISLPGDIIGRSEADLYAKVTGYLVHIDVDKGDWVTKGQVLAEIEVPELEQRLRRARASLEVRRVTYDRLRRVWETDPRLLAREDVDVALGELQQAKAAVEELEARVGYTKIVAPFAGVITARYVDAGALIEANGHANGSGTPAEQRQRSGPLPVVSMADIDRLRVYVYVPEEEAALIRRGQPATVQLKELPGRAFTGEVVRFANSLDLATRTMLTEVDLDNHGHELYPGMYADVTLELARHPNALRVPATAVGASDDGPFVYLVRDGVLERAAVATGIATGEWVEIASGLDGSESVVANISPTLSPGAKVRAVIADQAPRAAAQG comes from the coding sequence ATGAGGCGCCTCGCCATCGCATCCGTGCTCGCCGCCGGCCTCGTCGCCGTCGGCCTCCGCTTCGCCGGCCTCGGCGCCGAAGCCGCCAATCCGATCACCGAGCCGCCGCCGCTCGCGGTCGCGGCCGTGCGGCCGCAGCGCGCCGATGCGGTGCGCGCCATCTCCCTGCCGGGCGACATCATCGGTCGCTCGGAAGCCGATCTCTACGCCAAGGTCACGGGCTATCTCGTCCACATCGACGTCGACAAGGGCGACTGGGTCACCAAGGGCCAGGTGCTGGCCGAGATCGAGGTGCCGGAGCTCGAGCAGCGCCTGCGGCGCGCGCGCGCCAGCCTCGAGGTGCGCCGGGTCACGTACGACCGCCTCCGGCGCGTGTGGGAAACCGATCCGCGCCTGCTGGCGCGCGAGGACGTGGACGTCGCCCTCGGCGAGCTCCAGCAAGCCAAGGCGGCGGTCGAGGAGCTCGAGGCGCGCGTCGGCTACACGAAGATCGTCGCGCCGTTCGCCGGCGTGATCACGGCGCGCTACGTGGACGCCGGTGCCCTGATCGAGGCCAACGGGCATGCGAACGGCAGCGGCACCCCGGCCGAGCAGCGGCAGCGATCGGGTCCGCTGCCGGTGGTCAGCATGGCGGACATCGATCGCCTGCGGGTCTACGTCTACGTCCCCGAGGAGGAGGCTGCCCTGATCCGCCGCGGCCAACCGGCAACGGTCCAGCTCAAGGAGCTCCCCGGACGCGCCTTCACCGGCGAGGTCGTGCGCTTCGCCAATTCGCTCGACCTGGCGACGCGCACCATGTTGACCGAAGTCGATCTCGACAACCACGGCCACGAGCTCTACCCGGGCATGTACGCCGACGTGACGCTCGAGCTGGCGCGTCACCCGAACGCCCTGCGCGTTCCCGCGACGGCGGTGGGCGCGAGCGATGACGGTCCCTTCGTCTACCTCGTTCGCGACGGCGTCCTGGAGCGGGCCGCCGTCGCGACCGGCATCGCAACCGGCGAGTGGGTGGAGATCGCATCCGGCCTGGACGGCAGCGAATCGGTGGTCGCCAACATCAGCCCCACGTTGTCGCCCGGCGCGAAGGTGCGCGCCGTGATCGCCGACCAGGCGCCGCGCGCCGCGGCACAGGGGTGA